The genomic segment CCGAATTCTCCATTGCCGTAGGTTGCCGCACTGGACGCGTTGATGAAGCGCGCATTGTGGGCAAGGCAGAAACGGCACACATACTGCGTGTAGCGATAATTGTTCTCCATGAGAAAATCCGCATCCAGCTCCGTGGTGGAAGAACATGCCCCCATATGGATCACCGCTTCGGTCTCGAACTGGTCGTCTCCTTCGAGAATAAATTTCAGGAATTGATCGCGATGCAAATAATCCTGATATCGCAAACCTGCGAGATTATTCCATTTATCGCTCGTCGAAAGATTGTCGACAATCAGGATGTCATCAATGCCCATCTGATTGAGCTTCCAGACCATGGCGCTGCCGATGAATCCTGCGCCACCCGTAACTATATACATGCGATCTCCTTGTTGTCGGAAAAAGAGGACACCATCGCGGTGTAAACAACTATACATACTGTGTTAGGGGCGGAGACGCAACCCGAACACGGCCTCCTGTGCTGCAAACTTTTCACTGAATCTTGATGTTATTTTTTCGCTCTCCCCCTTGCACCATGCGTCACTCTTGCGTATGTTCAGTAAACATGTGGCACCAGCTTTAATATTTTTTTGAGAAAAGGATCTCTAAAGGAGTGGAATTATGAATCAATCGAGAAAAATGCTCATGTTGACCCTTGCCGCAGTCATGGTGTTCACGTTTGCCATGGCCGCGACTGCAAATGCAAAAATGGTGAAACAAGTCGATAACTTCATCATGTTTGTGGATCAATCCGGCTCCATGGCCATGACCCACGATGGGCTTGGCGAAAAGAAAATCGAAATGGCCGTCAAAACCATGCGCGCCATGAACCAGGCTATCCCCGATCTTGATTATAATTCGGCGGTCTTCATGTTTGCCCCATTTGACACGGTGTGCCCTCCCAAGGCCTACAACAAGGCAACAGTTGACGCGGCCATTACAAAAATCAACACAGACTTTGAAATCTTCAACCGCAACACGCCCATGGGCAACGGCCTGGCCGATGTCGCCCCGGTCGTTGCAAGCATGTCCGGCAAAACCGCACTCGTCATCTTCACCGATGGAAAATCCAATATCGGTGCCGATCCGGTCGGCGTTGCCCAGGAATTGCATCAAACCTATGGTGACAACCTGTGCGTGCATGTTGTCAGCTTTGCCGACACTCCTGCCGGAGACACCATTAT from the Pseudodesulfovibrio sp. JC047 genome contains:
- a CDS encoding OmpA family protein, producing MNQSRKMLMLTLAAVMVFTFAMAATANAKMVKQVDNFIMFVDQSGSMAMTHDGLGEKKIEMAVKTMRAMNQAIPDLDYNSAVFMFAPFDTVCPPKAYNKATVDAAITKINTDFEIFNRNTPMGNGLADVAPVVASMSGKTALVIFTDGKSNIGADPVGVAQELHQTYGDNLCVHVVSFADTPAGDTIINGIRNAFPCSVVADAGTLMDQAAMDQYAEDVFYDVVADPVAVPVVTPMAKEVVSFNLNFGFDKYEITDEMVPVLEQAKMILEEDTSAMYEVSGYTDSTGAEMYNQGLSERRANSVVKWMTDNGVDASRLEAKGYGETNPKYDNATKEGRRLNRRVEIQTK